In Crinalium epipsammum PCC 9333, the genomic window ATAACTCAGCATCACAGTTAAAGTGGCAGTAGTAATACCTTTAACGAATAAATTCAGCATAATTCATCAAGAGTTTGTAGCTTTAATCACACCGCAAGCCAGCCGTCCACCTGCATCACCAGATGGTTGACTCTTAAGGTCATCGGCTTTAGCGTGAATAATCACCGCGCGACCAATAATAGACTGCTCACCTGATAGACGAAGCGCCGAATCTTGCAGTTGTGTTGTTGCCTTACCTGTACTATCAGCCGTTAAGTTTCCTAAATCTCCCACATGGCGTTTTGCTGCTGTCGGCGCAGCGTGAGGCTGTTTGGTCGGGTTAAAATGGTCTCCTGCCGATTTAGCATCTTTGCTACTGCAATCGCCTTTTTCATGGACATGAAAACCGTGTTTACCAGGAGCCAAACCTGTT contains:
- a CDS encoding superoxide dismutase family protein, whose amino-acid sequence is MSAMLLVILTSCTEGNRPQTEVSPAATPITKSSAQEAQQKAVATLQPTAGNKAAGTIAFTQAGDSTSIKVDVTGLAPGKHGFHVHEKGDCSSKDAKSAGDHFNPTKQPHAAPTAAKRHVGDLGNLTADSTGKATTQLQDSALRLSGEQSIIGRAVIIHAKADDLKSQPSGDAGGRLACGVIKATNS